The Maridesulfovibrio ferrireducens genome segment CAACCATGAACTCAACGTTATTACGTGTTGTGAAGCGCAAGTGACCATCACAATGAGCATCAGCGATGTCACACATTTCGCGGATAAGAGTAATACTCATAAGACGAGCAGTACCGCAACGAATTGTGTAAACTTCATCGCCTGATTCTGCTACGTGAAGCAGAATGCCTGGCTCGAGGATATCGTGGTATTTCCACTGTCCATAGTTATTTTTAAGAACCGGAGGAAGGAACTCATTAAAATCACGAGGTCCAATATCCGAGATTCTGTTTTCCATCGGCTTATCTGGATTATAGCCAGAAGATACGAACGCCATATCTGTCCTCCCGAGTTATCTCTGGTGTCTTTTTCTGTATTCGTTAACGTCACGTTCCCAAGGACCAGCAACCTCATCCGCTTTCCAGAAGATGTAAGGGTTGTGTCTAGGTTCTTGTACGTGTCTTGGATCAGCCTTGGTATTGGTAACTTCAAGAAGTTTCTGGAAGCCCATGCGACGCATGGTTTCACCAAGACGCTCACGGTTTTTACCTTCTTCCATCCACCAGTCCCAGATATTTTCAACAACATCTTTAACTTCGGTGAAAGGTTCTTCAACCTTGATGAAAGGAATCAAAAGAGAGCTGAGCTGAGGACCGTCAAGAATCGGAGCTTTAGCACCACAAAGGATGGATGCACCACGATCATTACCAATCATCAATGCACGAGGCATGGTGTTGATACAATGCATACAATGTACACATTCTTTGTCGTTGATTTCAAGCTTACCGTCAGTGTATTTAATACACTTACTTGGGCAATTATCAATAACTTCAGACTGGATATCAAACTTACCCCAGTTTCCACCGGAATGAGCGCCAGCATTAGGAGCGAATTCTCCGCCGATGTAAGCTGCAACAGCTTCCTGATCGATGCGGATTTCATCACGCCAGATACCTACAACTGAGAAGTCAGAACGAGCAAGTGCGCAAACACAGCTGTTAGGACAACCATCAAATTTAAATTTGAATTTGTAAGGGAAAGCTGGACGATGAAGTTCATCCTGGAATTCCATAGTCATGTCATAGCAAATTGCCTGTGTGTCGTAACAAGCGTACTCACAACGGGATTTACCAAGACATGCTGCAGGGGTACGCAGGTTAGAACCGGAACCACCAAGGTCAACATCAGCTTCATGAGTCAATTCGTAGAAAATTTCTTCAAGCTGAGGAGTTGTTGTTCCAAGCAGAACGATGTCACCAGTAGAACCATGCATGTTGGTCAAACCGGATCCACGCATGTCCCAAATGTCAGTGATCTGACGTAGGAAAGCAGTGGTGTAGTATTTACCTGTAGGCTGTGCCACACGGACTGTGTGGAAATGAGCTACGCCAGGAAATGCTTCAGGCTGATCACAGTAACGACCAATAACGCCGCCGCCGTAACCGAATACGCCTACGATTCCGCCATGCTTCCAATGTGTTTCACCGTCGTTGTAAGACAGTTCTAGTACGCCAAGAAGGTCTTCACAGACTTCACCGGGAATCTGATAATTCACGCCCTTCGCGTTTTTGGATCTAGAGCTGGCTTCCAGCTTCAAGTCAGACACAAAGCTAGGCCAGGGCCCGCTTTCTAGCTGGTCCAACAAGGGAGTTTTGTGTTTCGCCATTCCCTTAAACCTCCATAAAGTTTAATAGATATACCTACCAATACAATTAGGCATCCGGTTCAAACAACCGAAAATTCGGTCTAAAC includes the following:
- the dsrA gene encoding dissimilatory-type sulfite reductase subunit alpha, with amino-acid sequence MAKHKTPLLDQLESGPWPSFVSDLKLEASSRSKNAKGVNYQIPGEVCEDLLGVLELSYNDGETHWKHGGIVGVFGYGGGVIGRYCDQPEAFPGVAHFHTVRVAQPTGKYYTTAFLRQITDIWDMRGSGLTNMHGSTGDIVLLGTTTPQLEEIFYELTHEADVDLGGSGSNLRTPAACLGKSRCEYACYDTQAICYDMTMEFQDELHRPAFPYKFKFKFDGCPNSCVCALARSDFSVVGIWRDEIRIDQEAVAAYIGGEFAPNAGAHSGGNWGKFDIQSEVIDNCPSKCIKYTDGKLEINDKECVHCMHCINTMPRALMIGNDRGASILCGAKAPILDGPQLSSLLIPFIKVEEPFTEVKDVVENIWDWWMEEGKNRERLGETMRRMGFQKLLEVTNTKADPRHVQEPRHNPYIFWKADEVAGPWERDVNEYRKRHQR